From one Triticum aestivum cultivar Chinese Spring chromosome 4B, IWGSC CS RefSeq v2.1, whole genome shotgun sequence genomic stretch:
- the LOC123092468 gene encoding TAF5-like RNA polymerase II p300/CBP-associated factor-associated factor 65 kDa subunit 5L translates to MAKREAWRLSSATDDSLDGSSTRSVGRVKVRQYGKTCKELTGMFMTRELATHSGSVWCINFSLAGRYLASAGEDRVIHVWEVSEGERKGELLGEGAVSKESGGGGSLFVAVAGNGSRWWQCCRSAV, encoded by the coding sequence AGGGAGGCATGGCGCCTCAGCTCCGCCACCGATGACAGCCTCGACGGCAGCAGCACGCGCAGTGTCGGCAGGGTCAAGGTGCGGCAGTATGGGAAGACGTGCAAGGAGCTCACCGGTATGTTCATGACACGAGAGTTGGCCACGCACTCTGGCTCTGTATGGTGCATTAACTTCAGCTTGGCTGGACGGTACCTTGCGAGCGCCGGCGAGGACCGTGTGATCCATGTCTGGGAGGTCTCCGAGGGTGAGAGAAAGGGGGAGCTGCTCGGGGAAGGTGCGGTTTCAAAGGAGAGTGGTGGCGGAGGCAGTCTGTTTGTGGCAGTTGCTGGAAATGGATCGCGGTGGTGGCAATGTTGCCGCTCAGCAGTGTAG